TTCAATTCCGCCAGAGGGACCGTCTGACGCGTCCCTCCCGCTGCCCGCGTTGCAGGGGAGAAAGAATTGCACAACCCGTCTTCAGCCTTAAGCGGGAAGAGTGATACCCGGGCAGTCTAAAACACGTTGATGTCCCCCGGAAAACCTGATACACTAACTCTATGACAAAGGTCAAGGTGGTCACAGGATCAGACCGCAATTTTTACGAAAAACTCCTCGTCAAATTTCCAATCGGCGCAACCATTTTCCAGGAAGGTGAACTGGGTACAACGATGTACATTATCCAGCGCGGGAAGGTGGAGATACGAAAGAGTATCGGCGGAGCGGAGCAGATTCTGTCCATCCTGGAAAAGGGCGATTTTTTTGGAGAGATGTCGATCCTGGAAGGGGCGCCCCGCAGTGCTTCCGCCCATGCCGTGGATGAAGTTGAGGTTCTTGAAATCGATGAAGCCACCTTTGACCAGATGTTGCGCACCAACCAGGAAATCGCCGTTCGGATGCTGCGCAAATTGTCACGCAAATTACGACAGACCACAGAATTACTCGAACAACTGGCCGGACGCACACTCTCCATGGAGGCACCGAAGCCGACGCGCCCATCAGGCCCTGTGGACAGCCGGTATAAGCTCGTGTCGGAAGACGATCCCGAGATTATCTATCAGATCCAGCAGGAGGGAGATACGATTATTGGGAGGAAAGATCCGGTCACCGGAATCTTCCCCGATATCGATCTGGGTAAGCTGGATACCCATCGATCGGTGAGTCGCCGCCATGCCATAATCGTGATGAAGGACGGCAAACCATGCCTGAAGGAAGAAGTGGGCACGATGAACGGCACGTACCTGAACGGTGAGCAGATCACCAAGGGAGAACTGCACCCGATGAAGCCCGGCGACACGATCCAGATCGCAGCGGTAAAGTTACGCCTGGACGTTGCCTGAACCATCCAGAGGACTATTCACGGAAGTACGGTTTCTCCGGGGGGTTGGCCCCAGGAGAGCGGAAGAGTTATCCCGCAGGGGAATTCGCACCTGCTGGGATCTTCTCCGCCTTCTCCCCCTTCGTCTTGAAGATCGTTCCCGCCTGACGCCTATCGCGGGACTGGGGGAAGAAGGGGAAACGTATACCATTGCGGGACGGGTCCTTTCCATCCAGGGCCGTCCTGCCCGCCGCAGGTCCATGTACGTCGTCACCGCCCTTGTGAGCGACGATTCAGGGACCATTGGTATCGTATGGTTCAACCAGAAGTATGTGCTGGATAAAATTTCTCCGGGACATGAAGTTGTCTTCCACGGGAAACTGGCCTTTTCGCCCCAATTTCAGCTTGTGAATCCGGTCTGGGAGCCCATCGAGTCCGGTGGAGAACGCACGGGCCGGGTCGTCCCGGTCTATCCATCCATGGGTACGCTGAAAAGTCCTCAAATTCAGAAATGGGTTTCCCATGCCTTCCAGGTTTGTAAGGATGAAATCCAGGATCCATTGCCGGACTGGCTCCTGAGGGATCTGCACCTTCCAACTCTTTCCGAGGCCCTCAGCGTGATCCATGGCGATGGAGAAATCGATTCCTACTATTTCGGCAGAAACCGTTTAGCCTTTGATGAGCTGTTGAGCTTTCTCCTTGTGATGGATCAGCTTCGGGAGAAAATCAAGGATCTGGGTGGGGCCAGAACCTTTACCATCACGGATGAAACGAGAGAACACGCACGACGGATGCTGCCCTTCAAGCTCACCGCAGCGCAGGAAAGGGTTGTCAGGGAAATCGTTTCCGACCTCACCTGCGGAAGGAGAATGCACCGTCTGCTTCAGGGTGATGTAGGATCAGGGAAAACCATTATTGCGGTCCTGATTTCCTTAATCTCCATGGGAAACGGGTATCAGGTAGCCTTCATGGCTCCGACTTCCATCCTGGCGGAACAACATTTTCTTACCCTGTCGTCCCTCTTCCAGAACTCACCCTATTCGATTGCCCTGCTCACGGGTTCAACTCCAGGGAAAGAGCGAAAAAAAATTCTGGAAGATCTGAAGGATGGAACTCTTTTCTTTCTTGTCGGCACCCACGCCCTGATCGAAAACCCGGTTCAATTTCGCCAACTGGGACTGATTATCGTCGACGAACAGCATCGTTTTGGCGTGGAGCAACGCAGAGCCCTTGCAGAGAAGGCTGACGGCCCCCACTATCTTGTCATGACGGCTACCCCCATACCGCGGACTCTGGCACTGGCGCTGTACGGTGATCTGGATATTTCCACAATCGACGAGCTTCCACCCGGGAGGCGCCCCATCCAGACGCACCTGCGAAATGAATCGAGCCGTGAGAAAATTTATGATTTTATTCGGGAACGATGCAGGGAAGGGGAGCAGGCCTATATCGTCTTTCCCCTGATCGAGGAGAATGAAACCATCGACACACGATCCCTTGAAGTCCATGGAAAAGAACTTGTCGGGAAGATGGCCCCCCTGAACGTCGGGATTCTTCACGGCAGGATGGATGGAAGTACGAAGGCCGGGATCATGCGTGATTTCGCTTCCCATAAGATTAATATTCTTCTCTCCACAACGGTAATTGAGGTAGGAATTGACGTACGCGAAGCGACGATCATGGTAATCGAAAATGCAGAACGCTTCGGCCTTGCCCAGCTCCATCAGCTGAGAGGACGTGTGGGCCGGGGTTCCCGGCTCTCTCACTGCATACTGATTCACGGAGATCATCTCTCAGAAAAGGCTTCGGAAAGACTGGAGGCATTCGTCCAAACCACAAACGGATTCGACCTGGCGGAACTTGATCTCTCCTTCCGGGGTATGGGAGACCTGACCGGGTCCCGGCAGTGGGGCCTGCCCGGCTTCAAAATCGTGGATCTGAGAAGAGATATCGGTCTTCTGAGCCGCGCCTTTGATGGACTCAACCGCCTAAAGGCCAGGCAGACTGAGCATGAACTGAGGGAATTGAAAGAGACCCTTTCTCTGTTATGGTCTCAGGAAGAGGAGGTCATTGCATGAGTGGAAAATTTCAGGTCTACACGGGAGACGGAAAGGGAAAAACGACGGCAGCGATCGGGCTTGCCATCCGGGCCGCGGGAGCAGGCTTTCGCGTCGCCTTCCTCCAATTTGATAAGGGTCACGATCCCTCAAGGGAGGAACACTATGCAGAGCGGCGGATCCTCCGAATTACCCCGGGAATCGATCTCTTTCCTACGGGAAAAGAACGGATTAATCCCGATGGGACCTTTCGCTTCGGAGTTACCGGGGAGGACCGTGATGAAGCCCTCCGGGGCCTGCACGCTGCACGAACGATTATGGAATCGGGACAATACAAGGTCGTCATCCTGGATGATGTGATTGGTGGAATCTCTTACGGTCTTGTAATGCTGGATGAAATTTTGGAACTGGTCCATATCCATGCGGCCAACCCCGCCTTTGAACTTGTCATGACAGGGAGAAATGTGCCGAAGGAACTGGCGGACAGGGCCCATCTCGTATCGGAAATGAGAAAGGTCAAACACTACTTTGATGAAGGCTTACCGGCCCGGAGAGGGATTGAGTTTTAGGATAGTATCCCACATCGAATAAAGCAGTAAGTCTTTTTTTATTAGCATCTTAGTGATATTTCCCTGTGGTACAATATGGATCTGGACACGAAGACCTTTTCACCGGATTCTCCTCATCAGACCGATGCTCCCCTATCCTCTGGAGAGGTACTGCTAGACCGATTCAAAATCCTCTCCCGGGTAGGAAGCGGGGGCATGGCCACCGTGTACCACGCCTATGACCAGGTCCTCCAGAGTGATGTCGCCCTGAAGGTATTTCCCCGCGACAGCCTTTCCGAGCGAGCCATTGAACGGATTCGGAGAGAGGTCGAAGCCTCCCGGATGATCGCATCCCCCGCCCTGGTCCGTTACCATGATATCCATTTCGATTCCAACAGCATCATTCTATCCATGGAATTCCTGGAATACGGAACCCTGCAGAATCGACTGGACCGGGAGGGCCCGCTGAGCGAAACAGAGATTCGCCCGATCCTCTCCCAGCTTCTCCCCGCCCTTTCCAGCCTGCATGAAGCGGGAATCGTGCACCGGGACATCAAACCTGCCAACATCTTTTTAACGAAAGACGGATCGATCAAGCTGGGGGACTTCGGAATCGTTCACCTTTCCATGGAAGAGGGAGTGACACAGACGGGGGAAACCCTGGGAACCCCGACCCACATGGCACCCGAACAGTTCGCAGGAGAACAGATCGGCCCTCCCTGCGATTACTATGCACTTGGGATTACCATCTACCATCTGCTCACAGCCAATCCTCCGGTGACAGGCACCTACGGCTCCATCGCCTCGGCCCACCTCGAACATCGGATTCCCTCCCTTCCCCAACCGCTGGCATCTTTTTCTCTTCGTCGGCTCCTTCGCGGTCTTCTCCAGCGCAATCCCGAGCAGCGGCTGGGAAAGAAGGCCATCCAACGCTACCTGCTGGGCCATGGTCCCCGCCTGCTTCCCCAGGAAAAGGCCCTTCTTCGTTACGGGTTTTATCTTCTGGCCCTGACCGCCCTGTCGATTCTGATTTACCAAAACTATTTCTCCCCAAAGCTTACGGACGTAGCCGCGGAGGGAAGGACAATCCGCGGGTATGCCCACAACCGCCTGTTATGGACCCGCACCCTGCCCTTTCCCGTTCTGGGCTGTACGCTGGCAGACCATGACGGGGACAAAGATCCGGAAATCTTTCCCACCTATCACATTTCGCACCTGCTGGGCGAAAACCGTCCCTCCTACTGGGTCCTTGGGTCGGATGGATCCGATCTGTTCCCACTGCAGATCGACATCCGCTGGATCAGTTCCTACTTCAGCCTGTTCCCTAGAAACTATATCGTGGAACCTCTGATCGTCCGGAGCTCGGACGGTCATGAACCGGATATCTTCATCCGTATCCGGCACCTCGATTACTACCCCTGTGCTCTCTACTACCTGCCGGCAGGATCTTCCCACGCAGAGACCCTGTCCATTCATTCCGGTGTCATCTACGATATCGCCCGGCTGGGAAATCGGTTCGTCCTATATGGATTCAGCAATCGCCTGCTTCACAACGCCTTTGTCGCCGTGACCGACCCCGTGACAGATCGGGAAACACCCTTACTCTCTGTCGTGGATGATGTCAACCACTACACGTTTAAACATATCCGGTCCTACCATCTGATCGGAAACGCTCCGAATTTATTCAGACTCAAGCGCGACCGCGACAGGCTCCTTGTGCAGCTCGATCAGAATCGAACCGTCACCATCCTTCCCGATGGGAGCCTTGATGGAATGAAACCTGACGCAGACACGGAAACTTTGAATTTTCTCTATGCCTACCAGGCTATTCAGGAGATCTATCGTCAGCGCAAATTTGACAAGGTCGAGCAGCTTTCAACCGAGGAATCAAGGAGAGCGGCCGCCCTGGAACTGGAAGGCTATGCCGCTCTATTTGACTCCCTCTCGGCCGAAGCACTCTTTTCCATGAACCGGAGAGAAACAGCCATCCAGCGCTGCCTTACCTCCGCTTCCCAATTTCCCGACTACAGCAATGATCTCTATGTCAGGGCAGGTCTCTTTGCCTATATGGCAGGGGATTATGCCGCCGCTCGAAAGATCTGGGAGGACTCCTCCTACCTTATCAATAAGAGCCGCAGGGAAGAGATTCAATCGTTCTCTCTGTACGCTCTCATGCTTCAGGGGCAGGTCGGCGAGGCGATGACTATTCTGGACAACCTCATCCCCAACGTGCCGCGGGACAACATCTGGCAGCAGTACCGCCATTATCAGAAGGGATGGGGGCTTCTACTTTCAGGCCGGGACCGGGAAGCTATGGATTTTCTGCGCCCCGTTCTCCGTCAACCCGACCTCTACCACCACGCCATCGCCTTCTTTCTGGCGGCCTACCGTTCAGGTTCTCTTGACCCGAAGCTGGCAGCATCCTTTCAAAAATCGGCCGGTTGTAAGAATATCGAACTGGATCTGATCTCTGCATTGACCCGCGGAAATCCGGATGAGACCAGGCAGATCCTGGAAGAAATCCGGGAAAATCAGACCCAGGACCCGGATAACGCCATTCTCTATCCCCTCATCATGAAGGTACTTTCGTTTCAGTAGCCTGTTGTATCTGCATTCTTTGATTCGGCAACTTCTATCCGGTCGGGGAAAGGGCTAAGATTGCGTCAGATCGGCAGAGCTTTTTCGTTCGGCGGCGGTTTTGGGATCGTTAATCCCCTGTGCGATCCAGTCTCTGGCTTCCCGGGGAGTAAAGCCCTCCCGGGCCCAGCCTGCGGCGATATCCGGCAGGGTAAATCCCGCCCGGATCCACGGGTGAGCCGAAGATGCGTTGAATCTCATCTGAATCCAGGGAGTGGCTTCAGCGGGAGTGTATCCCCGGAGCTTCCAGCCGCCTGCGGCACCGGGTTCGACGACTCCGGCCTCCAGCCAGTCCACCGCGCTCCCGGGATCAAGTTCATAGGCGGACCAGTACAGAGCCTGCTGGGGATTGAAGCCCGCTTTCTGCCAGAGATCCGCCGTCATGGCATCCATACCTAATGCCTCGTATGAAATTTCCAGACCCCGATATCGAAGAAGCATAATGTCCATGTCCGCTACCTGGGATTTGAATATTCCAGGAAGGAATAATGTCTCCTGTCGAACTTCTTCCGCGAAGGATGCCGTCACCGCAGCCGACTGCTTCATGGTGTCAAAGAGAACGCTGGCCCGGCCCACATCCTGCTGACAGTAAAGAAGGTGCTGACGCCATCGGTCGGCCACATCGGGACGATTAAACTGATCCCCATAGCTGACCAGGTTCTTGATGAAGTGGTCTCTGCCATAGGCATACCTGCCCATGGAAGCGATCAGAATCTTCAACCCCTCCTCGTCCTGCTGAAGATTTCCGTGAAGAATTCTGCGGACTTTTGGCGCAAGCGCAGTCAGCTCCTTTTTCAGTTTTCGATAATACTCCAGGGCTTCCTGCGCTTCCGGCGATACCTCCTGTGCCTTTCCGTGGAAAAAGAGGGGCGTCCCGGCCCACATTTCCTTCGCCCATGCTCCCGTTCGATCCAGAATGGTCTTTGTCTCCTCAAAAGCATCCGGCTGGTACTCCCTGGATCCGAGCTGACCAAGAATATTCAGGGCCACGAACCTGCCCTGATAGCCGGCATAGAGCAGATTAAGGATCCCGTGCGTATCATTCAGATCATCCGTGACTTCAACCTGCGTCTTTTCCGCGGGCTGAGTCGGTTCCTCGGATGGTACAGCCTCCCGCTCCGGAATGGTGATCCCCATCGACCGGGCCACATCTTCCAGATCCGAACGCATATAGGCATGCTCATCCCGAAAGGCGGGGTTGACCACAAGCCAGGAGACCTGTCGATCCAGGATCTCCTTCAGGAAGCGATCGGTGGGAATTCGCGCCACATCAAACTTTGGGTCTCTGCCTCGAAAGTAATCCCGTCCCGCAGAGGCACTTCCATCATAGTTGAATGTGAAGGCAAGCCTCTGATTCTGATTATTCTGGATCATGATGTCCGTGTCATAGGTAAGGACAAACTGGGCCTCTTTGGAAAAATACTCTTCATATTCAATATAGCCCAGCGTCCTCGCGATCCCCTTTCGATCCAGGTTAAGGGCATGGTCACTGCCGCGATCGATCACGCACCCTCCATAGTCCCTGGAGAGGAACTCCCAGAGACCCTGACGCCAGCTTTTGGAAAGGAAAGGTATGGCGTCCTCGCTCTGTATTACTCCTGTATCGATCGCGAAGGAGCGGGCCAGGGTATCATTGGTAAAGGCAAAGGGAATGAAATGGCCCTCGGCGGTTGTCATTCCTGAGCAGGGTGGATCCCCCACATCCTGCCATTTCACATGGACTTCCGATTCAGGGAGTTCTCCCCGGGCCACCTTTTCCTCTCTCTCTTTTCGAGCAGATTCCATCCGCTGCATATGGTCCGCAAAATCGGCGGGAGAAATGACGAGGGTTAATTTCTGGTCGCGCAGGGCTTCCCCCAGCTCCTTGAAGGTTGCCTCCCCCTGTGCCGCACGCCGAAGAATCGGGGAGAGATCCGAGGATTCATCCTGAGTCATCGTTCACCTCCATAGCAGTCGTTAGAAAAAGGTACAGCTTGCCCTGCATATACTCCGCGATGCATCCAATTATTCAGCCCGCAGCGCCTCAACCGGATCCAGCCTGGAGGCTCGCCGGGCGGGAAGAAACCCACTGAACATTCCCACAAGCAGGCTCATCAACAGGGCTGCAATTACGGCTTCCGGCGGAGTCTTCAGAGGAATTCCGGGCACAAGACCCCGGATGAGAGCCTGAACAACAAACCCGAGCCCAAGTCCGATGACACCACCGAAGATGGAGAGGATCACCGCCTCAAGAAGAAAGATGCCCTGGATACCCCGGGGCGAGACACCCAGTGCCCGAAGGAGACCGATTTCACCGGTCCGCTCCTGCACGGAAATCCACATGATCGTTAAAATTCCGACGGCTCCCACCAGAAGGGAGATTGCGGCAATGGCACTGACAGCGACGGTAATAATAGAAATAATTTTCCCAAAGGTGTCCAGCATCTGATTCTGTGTCGTGATCGTAAAATCCTCCTCACCCCGGTGACGTTCCTTGAGGAGAGCCCGGACCCCTTCTGCGACGGGATCGACAAGGCCTACGGTGCTGGCAACCACATCGATTTCCTGAAGTTCGGGAAGATTAAAGAGAGCCAGGGAGGTGGCGACGGGAATATACGCCGCGTCATCCAGATCGAATCCAAGAAGCTGTCCCTTGGGCTCCATGACGCCCACAACGAGAAGGCTTCTTCCCCCCATGCGGACTCGTTTTCCAAGAGGGCTCTCTTCCCCGAAAATTTCATGGGCCAGCTTGGGTCCCAGGACCGTGAAGGCTCCCTGGCGATGGGGATCGATCGCCGGAAGAAACATCCCCTGGGCCACGCTGAACTGCCAGGCTTCCAGGGCTTCATGGCCCACACCGTAGATATAGACACTCCGGCCCTTACCCTCCGCTTCAACCCGGGCCTGTCCCATGGCCACCGGTGTGAGCACCCGGACTCCGGGAATGTGGCGGAGGGATTCGGCGTCATCGATGGTGAGGAACTGTGTCGTACCTCCGAAAATACCGGGGATTCCAACGGTTTTCACATTCCCTGGATTAATGGCAATGATGCTCGTCCCGAACTGGGTGAACTGGGACAC
This region of Thermoanaerobaculia bacterium genomic DNA includes:
- a CDS encoding serine/threonine-protein kinase yields the protein MDLDTKTFSPDSPHQTDAPLSSGEVLLDRFKILSRVGSGGMATVYHAYDQVLQSDVALKVFPRDSLSERAIERIRREVEASRMIASPALVRYHDIHFDSNSIILSMEFLEYGTLQNRLDREGPLSETEIRPILSQLLPALSSLHEAGIVHRDIKPANIFLTKDGSIKLGDFGIVHLSMEEGVTQTGETLGTPTHMAPEQFAGEQIGPPCDYYALGITIYHLLTANPPVTGTYGSIASAHLEHRIPSLPQPLASFSLRRLLRGLLQRNPEQRLGKKAIQRYLLGHGPRLLPQEKALLRYGFYLLALTALSILIYQNYFSPKLTDVAAEGRTIRGYAHNRLLWTRTLPFPVLGCTLADHDGDKDPEIFPTYHISHLLGENRPSYWVLGSDGSDLFPLQIDIRWISSYFSLFPRNYIVEPLIVRSSDGHEPDIFIRIRHLDYYPCALYYLPAGSSHAETLSIHSGVIYDIARLGNRFVLYGFSNRLLHNAFVAVTDPVTDRETPLLSVVDDVNHYTFKHIRSYHLIGNAPNLFRLKRDRDRLLVQLDQNRTVTILPDGSLDGMKPDADTETLNFLYAYQAIQEIYRQRKFDKVEQLSTEESRRAAALELEGYAALFDSLSAEALFSMNRRETAIQRCLTSASQFPDYSNDLYVRAGLFAYMAGDYAAARKIWEDSSYLINKSRREEIQSFSLYALMLQGQVGEAMTILDNLIPNVPRDNIWQQYRHYQKGWGLLLSGRDREAMDFLRPVLRQPDLYHHAIAFFLAAYRSGSLDPKLAASFQKSAGCKNIELDLISALTRGNPDETRQILEEIRENQTQDPDNAILYPLIMKVLSFQ
- the recG gene encoding ATP-dependent DNA helicase RecG, producing MPEPSRGLFTEVRFLRGVGPRRAEELSRRGIRTCWDLLRLLPLRLEDRSRLTPIAGLGEEGETYTIAGRVLSIQGRPARRRSMYVVTALVSDDSGTIGIVWFNQKYVLDKISPGHEVVFHGKLAFSPQFQLVNPVWEPIESGGERTGRVVPVYPSMGTLKSPQIQKWVSHAFQVCKDEIQDPLPDWLLRDLHLPTLSEALSVIHGDGEIDSYYFGRNRLAFDELLSFLLVMDQLREKIKDLGGARTFTITDETREHARRMLPFKLTAAQERVVREIVSDLTCGRRMHRLLQGDVGSGKTIIAVLISLISMGNGYQVAFMAPTSILAEQHFLTLSSLFQNSPYSIALLTGSTPGKERKKILEDLKDGTLFFLVGTHALIENPVQFRQLGLIIVDEQHRFGVEQRRALAEKADGPHYLVMTATPIPRTLALALYGDLDISTIDELPPGRRPIQTHLRNESSREKIYDFIRERCREGEQAYIVFPLIEENETIDTRSLEVHGKELVGKMAPLNVGILHGRMDGSTKAGIMRDFASHKINILLSTTVIEVGIDVREATIMVIENAERFGLAQLHQLRGRVGRGSRLSHCILIHGDHLSEKASERLEAFVQTTNGFDLAELDLSFRGMGDLTGSRQWGLPGFKIVDLRRDIGLLSRAFDGLNRLKARQTEHELRELKETLSLLWSQEEEVIA
- a CDS encoding ABC transporter permease, with the protein product MDILELSRYVIGALRGHRLRSGLSALGIAIGVFAVILLTSLGEGTRDYIVSQFTQFGTSIIAINPGNVKTVGIPGIFGGTTQFLTIDDAESLRHIPGVRVLTPVAMGQARVEAEGKGRSVYIYGVGHEALEAWQFSVAQGMFLPAIDPHRQGAFTVLGPKLAHEIFGEESPLGKRVRMGGRSLLVVGVMEPKGQLLGFDLDDAAYIPVATSLALFNLPELQEIDVVASTVGLVDPVAEGVRALLKERHRGEEDFTITTQNQMLDTFGKIISIITVAVSAIAAISLLVGAVGILTIMWISVQERTGEIGLLRALGVSPRGIQGIFLLEAVILSIFGGVIGLGLGFVVQALIRGLVPGIPLKTPPEAVIAALLMSLLVGMFSGFLPARRASRLDPVEALRAE
- a CDS encoding cyclic nucleotide-binding domain-containing protein; amino-acid sequence: MTKVKVVTGSDRNFYEKLLVKFPIGATIFQEGELGTTMYIIQRGKVEIRKSIGGAEQILSILEKGDFFGEMSILEGAPRSASAHAVDEVEVLEIDEATFDQMLRTNQEIAVRMLRKLSRKLRQTTELLEQLAGRTLSMEAPKPTRPSGPVDSRYKLVSEDDPEIIYQIQQEGDTIIGRKDPVTGIFPDIDLGKLDTHRSVSRRHAIIVMKDGKPCLKEEVGTMNGTYLNGEQITKGELHPMKPGDTIQIAAVKLRLDVA
- a CDS encoding cob(I)yrinic acid a,c-diamide adenosyltransferase; translation: MSGKFQVYTGDGKGKTTAAIGLAIRAAGAGFRVAFLQFDKGHDPSREEHYAERRILRITPGIDLFPTGKERINPDGTFRFGVTGEDRDEALRGLHAARTIMESGQYKVVILDDVIGGISYGLVMLDEILELVHIHAANPAFELVMTGRNVPKELADRAHLVSEMRKVKHYFDEGLPARRGIEF